One region of Kytococcus sedentarius DSM 20547 genomic DNA includes:
- a CDS encoding class II fumarate hydratase: MTEYRTEHDSMGEMQVPAEALYGASTARAVENFPISGRPVPGAVIHAFGQLKAAAARANAELGNLDQAKADAIVAAAEAVARGEHDEHFPVDIFQTGSGTSTNMNSNEVIATLARQAGTDVHPNDDVNMGQSSNDTFPTAMRVAMVQGVAERLEPALKTLQKALEAKATEFAEVVKAGRTHLMDAVPVTLGQEFGGYARQIELGRERLAQAAQAVAELPLGGTAAGTGLNAHPEFAGKAIADLSRQVGVDMREAADHFEAQSTQDAVVHLSAATRLLAVSLTKICNDLRWMGSGPRAGLGELRLPELQPGSSIMPGKVNPVVPEATLMVCARVIGNDATIAFGGASGSFELNVMLPVMATDMLDSIDLLAGASRVLADRCVSGLEANTEQLAEYAGASTAIVTALNSAIGYEAASKVAKQSLAEKKTVRQVVIDRGHVENGDLTEEQLDQALDLLGMATPHGR; this comes from the coding sequence ATGACTGAGTACCGCACTGAACACGACTCCATGGGTGAGATGCAGGTGCCGGCCGAGGCGCTCTACGGCGCCTCGACCGCACGCGCCGTGGAGAACTTCCCGATCTCCGGCCGCCCCGTGCCCGGCGCCGTCATCCACGCCTTCGGCCAGCTCAAGGCCGCCGCGGCCCGCGCCAACGCCGAGCTGGGCAACCTGGACCAGGCCAAGGCCGACGCCATCGTGGCCGCCGCCGAGGCCGTGGCCCGTGGCGAGCACGACGAGCACTTCCCGGTGGACATCTTCCAGACCGGGTCGGGCACCTCGACGAACATGAACTCCAACGAGGTCATCGCCACCCTGGCCCGCCAGGCGGGCACCGACGTGCACCCCAACGACGACGTGAACATGGGGCAGTCCTCCAACGACACCTTCCCCACCGCCATGCGGGTGGCGATGGTGCAGGGCGTGGCCGAGCGCCTGGAGCCCGCGCTGAAGACGCTGCAGAAGGCACTCGAGGCCAAGGCGACGGAGTTCGCCGAGGTGGTCAAGGCCGGCCGCACCCACCTGATGGACGCCGTCCCGGTGACCCTGGGCCAGGAGTTCGGGGGCTACGCCCGCCAGATCGAGCTCGGCCGGGAGCGCCTCGCCCAGGCCGCGCAGGCCGTCGCCGAGCTGCCGCTGGGCGGTACCGCGGCAGGCACCGGTCTGAACGCCCACCCGGAGTTCGCCGGCAAGGCGATCGCCGACCTCTCACGCCAGGTCGGAGTGGACATGCGCGAGGCAGCAGACCACTTCGAGGCCCAGTCGACGCAGGACGCCGTGGTGCACCTCTCGGCAGCCACCCGCCTGCTCGCGGTCAGCCTGACCAAGATCTGCAACGACCTGCGGTGGATGGGCTCCGGCCCCCGCGCCGGCCTGGGCGAGCTGCGCCTACCAGAGCTGCAGCCCGGCTCCTCGATCATGCCCGGCAAGGTGAACCCCGTCGTGCCCGAGGCCACGCTGATGGTGTGCGCCCGCGTGATCGGCAACGACGCCACCATCGCCTTCGGCGGCGCGTCCGGCTCGTTCGAGCTGAACGTGATGCTGCCGGTCATGGCCACCGACATGCTCGACTCGATCGACCTGCTGGCCGGGGCGAGCCGCGTGCTGGCCGACCGGTGCGTGAGCGGGCTGGAGGCCAACACCGAGCAGCTGGCCGAGTACGCCGGCGCCTCCACCGCCATCGTGACGGCACTCAACTCGGCGATCGGCTACGAGGCGGCCTCCAAGGTGGCCAAGCAGTCCTTGGCCGAGAAGAAGACCGTGCGCCAGGTGGTCATCGACCGCGGCCACGTGGAGAACGGCGACCTCACCGAGGAGCAGCTGGACCAGGCGCTCGACCTGCTGGGCATGGCCACGCCGCACGGCCGCTGA
- the coaA gene encoding type I pantothenate kinase — protein sequence MANGTVTHSPYVELDRDDWARLRQSHPMSLSANDVQRIEGLGDRISVEEVEQIYLPLCRLINLYVTNSQRLRATTNQFLGESTARTPFIIGVAGSVAVGKSTTARLLHDLMARWPETPDVQLVTTDGFLYPNAELERRGLMDRKGFPESYDRRKLLRFVSAVKAGSPEVSAPVYSHLVYDIVPDESVVVRQPDVLIVEGLNVLQPPVPRRDGLAGLAVSDFFDFSVYVDARTEDVKRWYLDRFQKLRTTAFADPDSYFHRYADMSAHDAEEFALSVWDSINGPNLQQNIAPTRGRATAVLSKGSDHSVRRVLLRKV from the coding sequence ATGGCCAACGGCACCGTGACCCACTCCCCCTACGTCGAGCTCGACCGAGACGACTGGGCCCGGCTGCGGCAGTCGCACCCGATGAGCCTCTCCGCCAACGACGTCCAGCGCATCGAGGGCCTGGGGGACCGGATCAGCGTGGAGGAGGTCGAGCAGATCTACCTGCCCCTGTGCCGGTTGATCAACCTGTACGTCACCAACTCGCAGCGGTTGCGCGCCACCACCAACCAGTTCCTCGGCGAGTCGACCGCCCGGACGCCCTTCATCATCGGGGTGGCCGGCTCGGTCGCGGTGGGCAAGTCCACCACCGCCCGCCTGCTGCACGACCTGATGGCCCGCTGGCCCGAGACCCCCGACGTGCAGCTGGTGACCACCGACGGCTTCCTGTACCCCAACGCCGAGCTGGAGCGCCGCGGGCTCATGGACCGCAAGGGCTTCCCCGAGAGCTACGACCGCCGCAAGCTGCTGCGCTTCGTCTCCGCGGTCAAGGCGGGCTCCCCCGAGGTCAGCGCGCCGGTGTACTCGCACCTCGTGTACGACATCGTCCCCGACGAGAGCGTCGTCGTGCGCCAGCCGGACGTGCTGATCGTGGAGGGGCTCAACGTGCTCCAGCCCCCCGTGCCCCGCCGCGACGGCCTCGCCGGACTGGCCGTGAGCGACTTCTTCGACTTCTCGGTGTACGTGGACGCACGCACCGAGGACGTCAAGCGGTGGTACCTGGATCGCTTCCAGAAGCTGCGGACCACCGCATTCGCCGACCCGGACTCCTACTTCCATCGGTACGCGGACATGTCGGCCCACGACGCGGAGGAGTTCGCCCTCTCGGTCTGGGACTCCATCAATGGGCCCAACCTGCAGCAGAACATCGCACCGACCCGGGGCCGTGCCACCGCCGTGCTGAGCAAGGGCTCGGACCACTCCGTGCGGCGGGTGCTGCTGCGGAAGGTGTAG
- the glmS gene encoding glutamine--fructose-6-phosphate transaminase (isomerizing) — MCGIVGFVGRDKNERALDVVMEGLARLEYRGYDSAGVALVGDDHVEIAKKAGKLVNLENELRNHQMPATDTAIGHTRWATHGGPTDENAHPHRGGQDGKLALIHNGIIENFHSLREELEAEGTTFTSETDTEVVAHLLSKHYAGDLTEAMRTVVNRLEGAFTLLAVHADSPGTVVGARRNSPLVIGLGDGENYLGSDVAAFISHTKQAMEMDQDQIATITADAVTVINFDGTPAEGKPFEVTWDAAAAEKGGYDTFMEKEINDQAHAVRDTLLGRTDAEGLLTLDEIKVSEDALRQVNKIIIIACGTSAYAGMVAKYGIEHWARIPVEVDLAHEFRYRDPVLDPNTLVVSISQSGETMDTLMAVRHAKELGARTLSICNSHGSSIPRESDAVLYTHAGPEIAVASTKAFVAQITACYVLGLYFAQLKGGEYADEAGKVLKDLHAIPEKIDELLADTARIEEIARFMADTRSVLFLGRNVGYPIAMEGALKLKELAYIHAEGFAAGELKHGPIALIEPGQPVFIVVPPTDAPHGLHGKVVSNIQEIRARGARTLVIAEEGDEQVVPFADEVIRIPASTPLLQPLLAIIPLQLFSLHLSTAKGLDVDQPRNLAKSVTVE; from the coding sequence ATGTGTGGAATCGTGGGTTTCGTCGGACGCGACAAGAACGAGCGCGCCCTGGATGTCGTCATGGAGGGCCTGGCCCGCCTCGAGTACCGCGGGTATGACTCCGCTGGTGTGGCGCTGGTCGGCGACGACCACGTCGAGATCGCCAAGAAGGCCGGCAAGCTGGTGAACCTGGAGAACGAGCTCCGGAACCACCAGATGCCGGCCACCGACACGGCGATCGGGCACACCCGGTGGGCCACGCACGGTGGTCCCACCGACGAGAATGCCCACCCGCACCGCGGCGGGCAGGACGGCAAGCTCGCCCTCATCCACAACGGCATCATCGAGAACTTCCACTCCCTGCGTGAGGAGCTCGAGGCGGAGGGGACCACCTTCACCTCCGAGACCGACACCGAGGTCGTGGCCCACCTGCTGTCCAAGCACTACGCCGGCGACCTCACCGAGGCCATGCGCACCGTGGTGAACCGCCTCGAGGGCGCGTTCACCCTGCTCGCGGTCCACGCGGACTCGCCGGGGACCGTCGTGGGTGCCCGTCGCAACTCCCCGCTGGTCATCGGCCTCGGGGACGGTGAGAACTACCTCGGCTCCGACGTCGCCGCCTTCATCAGCCACACCAAGCAGGCGATGGAGATGGACCAGGACCAGATCGCCACCATCACCGCTGATGCGGTGACGGTCATCAACTTCGACGGCACCCCCGCCGAGGGCAAGCCCTTCGAGGTCACCTGGGACGCCGCGGCCGCCGAGAAGGGCGGCTACGACACCTTCATGGAGAAGGAGATCAACGACCAGGCCCACGCGGTGCGCGACACCCTGCTGGGCCGGACGGACGCCGAGGGCCTGTTGACCCTGGACGAGATCAAGGTCTCCGAGGACGCGCTGCGCCAGGTCAACAAGATCATCATCATCGCCTGCGGCACGTCCGCCTACGCGGGCATGGTGGCCAAGTACGGCATCGAGCACTGGGCCCGCATCCCGGTCGAGGTCGACCTCGCCCACGAGTTCCGCTATCGCGACCCGGTGCTGGACCCCAACACCCTCGTGGTCTCCATCTCGCAGTCGGGCGAGACCATGGACACGCTGATGGCCGTCCGTCACGCCAAGGAGCTGGGCGCCCGCACACTGTCCATCTGCAACAGCCACGGCTCGAGCATCCCGCGCGAGTCCGACGCCGTGCTCTACACGCACGCCGGCCCCGAGATCGCGGTGGCCTCCACCAAGGCCTTCGTCGCGCAGATCACCGCCTGCTACGTGCTGGGGCTCTACTTCGCCCAGCTCAAGGGCGGCGAGTACGCCGACGAGGCGGGCAAGGTGCTCAAGGACCTGCACGCCATCCCCGAGAAGATCGACGAGCTCCTGGCGGACACGGCACGCATCGAGGAGATCGCGCGCTTCATGGCCGACACCCGCTCGGTGCTCTTCCTCGGGCGCAACGTGGGCTACCCCATCGCGATGGAGGGCGCGCTCAAGCTGAAGGAACTCGCCTACATCCACGCGGAGGGCTTCGCGGCCGGCGAGCTGAAGCACGGCCCGATCGCCCTCATCGAGCCGGGGCAGCCGGTGTTCATCGTGGTGCCGCCGACGGACGCCCCCCACGGGCTGCACGGCAAGGTGGTCTCGAACATCCAGGAGATCCGGGCCCGCGGTGCTCGCACGCTGGTGATCGCCGAGGAGGGCGACGAGCAGGTGGTGCCCTTCGCCGACGAGGTCATCCGCATCCCGGCCTCCACGCCGCTGCTGCAGCCGCTGCTGGCCATCATCCCGCTGCAGCTGTTCTCGCTGCACCTGTCCACGGCCAAGGGCTTGGACGTCGACCAGCCGCGCAACCTGGCCAAGTCCGTCACCGTCGAGTGA
- a CDS encoding holo-ACP synthase, with amino-acid sequence MIVGLGTDVVEVQRLGRALARTPALAARLFTDAERDLPLESLAARFAAKEAVAKALGSPPGLGFLQAEVLRGDQGRPVLRVTGEAARVAAELGVTRWHVSLSHDAGVAVASVVAEGD; translated from the coding sequence GTGATCGTGGGGCTCGGGACCGACGTGGTCGAGGTGCAGCGGCTGGGCCGCGCCCTGGCACGCACGCCCGCCCTGGCTGCCCGCCTCTTCACCGATGCGGAGCGCGACCTCCCGCTGGAGTCGCTCGCCGCCCGCTTCGCCGCCAAGGAGGCGGTGGCCAAGGCGTTGGGTTCACCTCCGGGGCTGGGCTTCCTGCAGGCGGAGGTCCTCCGCGGTGACCAGGGCCGGCCGGTCCTGCGCGTGACCGGGGAGGCGGCCCGGGTAGCGGCCGAACTGGGTGTCACCCGCTGGCACGTCTCGCTCTCGCACGACGCCGGTGTGGCGGTGGCCAGCGTCGTCGCGGAGGGGGACTGA
- a CDS encoding bifunctional ADP-dependent NAD(P)H-hydrate dehydratase/NAD(P)H-hydrate epimerase, whose protein sequence is MRAAHHPDDVRRIEQAQGELFRDGTLMQRAARAVAKAVDHQLGDGGRVLALVGPGDNGGDALWSLAMLAGESGHPCTALLVAEHAHEDGLAAARQAGAQVLDPGEWEHPPRRPGGVSWGPGDVVVDGIVGLSGRPGLTGLAAELAVWLDGLREGATAPHVVAVDLPSGADPDGRQPTHPGEFIRADTTVAPITAKPVHLLPGTRRACGEVVIAPLGADVSGEPPAVREMDHHDLAGSYPWPTPADHKYSRGVLGVVAGSDAYPGAAVLTCSAALHTGVGMVRYAGPQRATDQVLARCPEVVPGQGRVQAWLLGPGTSGDDRARREEMRELARRPEPCVLDAGALALVVERPAGSATVLTPHAGELAGLLGWERTDVESDPVGAGLEAADRWGVTVVVKGACTVVVPASGDRNQGVSVLDGGTAWMATAGTGDLLAGAIGALLALGVTPHDAASLGVALHQRAGVLASGGGPLRGLQLARHLSTAVAELLPAPERGSSRAS, encoded by the coding sequence GTGCGAGCAGCCCACCACCCGGACGACGTGCGCCGCATCGAGCAGGCGCAGGGCGAGCTGTTCCGCGACGGCACGCTCATGCAGCGTGCCGCCCGGGCGGTTGCCAAGGCAGTGGACCACCAGCTCGGCGACGGGGGCAGGGTGCTGGCGCTGGTGGGGCCGGGGGACAACGGCGGCGACGCGCTGTGGAGCCTGGCAATGCTGGCGGGGGAGTCGGGGCACCCCTGCACGGCGTTGCTCGTGGCCGAGCACGCTCACGAGGACGGGCTGGCCGCGGCGCGTCAGGCCGGGGCGCAGGTTCTGGACCCGGGGGAGTGGGAGCACCCCCCGCGCCGCCCCGGGGGTGTCTCCTGGGGACCGGGGGACGTGGTGGTCGACGGCATCGTGGGCCTGTCCGGTCGCCCGGGTCTGACCGGCCTCGCTGCCGAGCTCGCGGTCTGGCTCGACGGGCTGCGAGAGGGGGCCACGGCCCCGCACGTGGTGGCGGTCGACCTGCCCAGCGGCGCCGACCCGGACGGCCGGCAGCCGACGCATCCCGGTGAGTTCATCCGGGCCGACACGACGGTGGCGCCGATCACCGCCAAACCGGTGCACCTGCTGCCGGGGACCCGGAGGGCCTGCGGCGAGGTGGTCATCGCGCCCCTCGGGGCGGACGTCTCGGGGGAGCCACCGGCCGTGCGCGAGATGGACCACCACGACCTCGCGGGGTCCTACCCCTGGCCCACCCCCGCGGACCACAAGTACTCGCGGGGCGTGCTGGGCGTGGTGGCCGGGAGCGACGCCTACCCGGGGGCTGCGGTGCTGACCTGTTCGGCCGCCCTGCACACCGGTGTGGGCATGGTCCGGTACGCGGGCCCGCAGCGTGCCACCGACCAGGTCCTGGCCCGGTGCCCCGAGGTGGTCCCCGGTCAGGGGCGGGTCCAGGCCTGGCTGCTGGGGCCCGGCACCTCGGGTGACGACCGGGCGCGCAGGGAGGAGATGCGCGAGCTCGCCCGGCGTCCCGAGCCGTGCGTCCTCGATGCGGGAGCACTCGCCCTGGTCGTCGAGCGCCCGGCCGGTTCGGCCACGGTTCTCACTCCGCACGCCGGGGAGCTGGCGGGGCTGCTCGGGTGGGAGCGCACCGACGTGGAGTCCGACCCGGTGGGGGCCGGGCTCGAGGCCGCGGACCGGTGGGGAGTGACGGTCGTGGTGAAGGGTGCGTGCACCGTGGTGGTCCCGGCTTCAGGGGACCGGAATCAGGGGGTGAGCGTTCTGGACGGGGGAACTGCCTGGATGGCCACCGCTGGGACTGGGGACCTGCTGGCCGGGGCGATCGGTGCCCTGCTGGCTCTCGGCGTGACGCCCCACGACGCGGCGAGCCTGGGCGTAGCACTGCACCAGCGTGCGGGGGTGCTGGCCTCGGGCGGGGGACCGCTGCGGGGACTGCAGCTGGCGCGGCACCTCAGCACGGCCGTGGCGGAACTGCTCCCGGCACCTGAGCGAGGGTCGAGTCGAGCGTCGTGA